CATGCAATTGGAACAGCATCTGGATAACTATCCTTTCCCGGATTACGAACTCGATCGTAAAACAGTGATTTTCCGGGATAAGATTCTCGATGCCCCCTATCCCCCCATGACCCATCTTTATACGAATTACATGATTATGGCGTCGCGGGGATGTCCCTTTACCTGTACCTATTGCTGCAGCGGGCATTACCACGACATTTACAAGGGTGACCGTCCATTGCGCCGCCGTTCGGTGGATAACGTCGTCGCTGAATTGAAATACCGGCTGAAAACATGGCCTTGGCGATTGGATCGCATCGAATTGTACGACGACGTGCTGCCGGTCAACAATAAATGGCTGAGGGAATTCGCGCCGGTCTATTCCACGGAAATCGCGCTGCCATTCTTCGGATATACGCATCCCAACGTAGGCGAACCGGAAAACCTGCGCTTGCTCAAGGAAGCGGGGATCAGCTATCTTATCATGGGCGTGCAATCGGGCAGCCAGCGAGTGCTCCATAAATATTACGACCGGCGCCATACCAAGGAGCGCACGATTCAGACGGCGCAGAATATTCTCGACGCGGGCATTAAACTGCTATGCGATTTCATCGGCTACAATCCCTTAATTAACAATGAAGACAACATCGAAACGCTGGATCTCATCTGCGACATTCCCAAGCCGTGGGGAATCATCAAATTCAATCCGATGGCGTTTTACGACAATTACCGGTTGACGAAGATCGCGCAAGAAGAAGGCATCATGGATCAGCTGGAGCGTCCCAAAGGCGTGCACGCCTGGCAGGCGAAGATCACGCCCATCATGGTTTTCTGGGAATTCATCCATACCCTCGGGCATTTCGAAGGATTCACCAAAGAAAAGGTGATGGGACTGGTCAACGACCAGTATCTGCGCGAGAATCCCGCCATTTTGGAGGAGATTGTAGTCAATCTCTACAACGCCACGTACCTGGATGGCAATTCGGTCATCAATAAGGATCAATATATTCAACAATTGCGCTGGCGGCTGGCGCAAGCGGAGAGATCGCCCGTGTTGCGCGCTTATCGCAAAGTCAAGAACCTGGTGGCGT
This genomic stretch from Candidatus Omnitrophota bacterium harbors:
- a CDS encoding radical SAM protein; this encodes MQRVSMIAVYDEYCIGVRYMSSILKQDGHEANIVIFKGVSYISPTDVPPPEKQDDGGYYSMCTYTTEKELDLLLETLKEQDPHLVGMSFTSVSFGLASFLTKKIQETLKVPVIWGGVDSTVNPDENIQVADMLCIGEGEYPMQALVNAMDRGEDITHIPSIWVRQDGRVYKNGVMQLEQHLDNYPFPDYELDRKTVIFRDKILDAPYPPMTHLYTNYMIMASRGCPFTCTYCCSGHYHDIYKGDRPLRRRSVDNVVAELKYRLKTWPWRLDRIELYDDVLPVNNKWLREFAPVYSTEIALPFFGYTHPNVGEPENLRLLKEAGISYLIMGVQSGSQRVLHKYYDRRHTKERTIQTAQNILDAGIKLLCDFIGYNPLINNEDNIETLDLICDIPKPWGIIKFNPMAFYDNYRLTKIAQEEGIMDQLERPKGVHAWQAKITPIMVFWEFIHTLGHFEGFTKEKVMGLVNDQYLRENPAILEEIVVNLYNATYLDGNSVINKDQYIQQLRWRLAQAERSPVLRAYRKVKNLVA